One genomic segment of Borrelia coriaceae includes these proteins:
- a CDS encoding tetratricopeptide repeat protein: MINKRFCLKIIFILLSSSSLLKAQEKEDSLLLYKQGKFQEAIINTKNEIKHNPKNLDARAILIWSLIATGEYKRAELESIKGLEIKKHDARIIQALGESYFFQGQYKNAIKHFQKYINLEPNGARIPKVYILIADSFYKLERYNEADFAYENALRFLPNSQNILLKLAKARLNAQNKTLAKETLTKLLTLNPNHLEAKNLLKKIEKK; encoded by the coding sequence ATGATAAATAAAAGATTTTGTTTGAAAATAATCTTCATATTACTTTCATCATCAAGTCTACTAAAAGCACAGGAAAAAGAAGACTCACTATTACTTTACAAACAAGGCAAATTCCAAGAAGCTATTATCAATACCAAAAATGAAATAAAACATAACCCAAAAAATTTAGATGCAAGAGCAATACTTATATGGAGTCTAATAGCAACAGGCGAGTACAAAAGAGCCGAACTTGAATCTATTAAAGGACTTGAGATAAAAAAGCATGACGCAAGAATAATTCAAGCATTAGGGGAATCTTATTTTTTTCAAGGACAATATAAAAACGCTATTAAACATTTTCAAAAATATATTAATCTTGAGCCTAATGGCGCAAGAATACCTAAGGTATACATTTTAATTGCAGACTCTTTTTACAAACTTGAAAGATATAATGAAGCCGACTTTGCATATGAAAACGCTTTGAGATTTTTACCAAATAGTCAAAACATATTATTAAAACTTGCAAAAGCAAGACTTAATGCACAAAATAAAACATTAGCAAAAGAAACCTTAACAAAATTGCTAACCTTAAATCCCAATCATTTAGAAGCAAAAAATCTATTAAAAAAGATAGAAAAAAAATAA
- a CDS encoding bactofilin family protein — translation MSIDTLELEESNTHNVIKDNFEFEGYIESSKPIIIEGALKGIINSTSSIYLREKANVEAEIKCNNFLNYGTIKGNIEALETIKIYKTGKLIGNIKTKELFIDSGALFKGNCEMEEK, via the coding sequence TTGAGTATAGATACCCTAGAACTTGAAGAAAGCAACACACATAATGTTATAAAAGATAATTTTGAATTTGAAGGATACATAGAAAGTAGTAAGCCCATAATTATTGAAGGAGCGCTTAAAGGAATCATAAATTCCACAAGTTCAATATACCTAAGAGAAAAGGCTAATGTAGAAGCAGAAATTAAATGTAACAATTTCCTAAATTACGGAACAATAAAAGGCAATATAGAAGCTCTAGAGACAATAAAAATTTACAAAACCGGAAAATTAATCGGTAATATCAAAACAAAAGAACTCTTCATAGACTCAGGAGCACTATTTAAAGGAAATTGTGAAATGGAAGAAAAATGA
- a CDS encoding Bax inhibitor-1/YccA family protein: MFELTQDKQEIKIKNKFLAQVFGLMAIGLLISAIFAYTTSENPIMRAMVFSNPMSYIAMLLVQFGLVYAISGAIEKISSGTATALFLGYSALTGITLSSIFMIYTQGSIFYTFGITSLTFLAMSFYGYTTSTDLTKMGSYFIMGLWGIIIASIFNIFFRSSGLNFLISILGVILFTGLTAYDVQNISKMNRILEDSTEIKSRIAVVASLKLYLDFINLFLYLLRFLGERRD, translated from the coding sequence ATGTTTGAATTAACGCAAGATAAACAAGAAATAAAGATAAAAAATAAATTTTTGGCTCAAGTGTTTGGATTAATGGCAATTGGCCTTTTAATATCTGCAATATTTGCATACACAACATCTGAAAATCCGATAATGCGAGCCATGGTATTCTCAAATCCAATGTCATACATAGCAATGCTACTTGTACAGTTTGGACTTGTTTATGCAATAAGTGGAGCAATCGAGAAAATATCAAGCGGTACAGCAACAGCACTTTTTTTAGGATACTCAGCCTTAACAGGAATAACATTATCTTCCATATTTATGATATATACCCAAGGTTCAATATTCTATACGTTTGGAATCACCTCTCTAACTTTTCTTGCAATGTCCTTTTACGGATACACAACAAGCACAGATCTTACAAAAATGGGAAGCTACTTTATCATGGGATTATGGGGAATCATCATTGCATCTATTTTTAATATATTTTTTAGAAGTTCAGGGCTCAATTTCTTAATCTCAATTTTAGGCGTCATATTATTTACAGGTTTAACAGCTTATGACGTTCAAAATATTTCTAAAATGAATAGAATACTAGAAGATAGTACTGAAATTAAAAGTAGAATAGCCGTTGTAGCATCTTTAAAGCTTTACCTAGATTTCATAAATTTATTCCTGTATTTACTAAGGTTTTTAGGAGAAAGAAGAGATTAG